The following proteins come from a genomic window of Ignisphaera sp.:
- a CDS encoding aldo/keto reductase, whose amino-acid sequence MDYTTLGKTREKISRIGLGAWQFSEAWGLTEYEKAKSVIAKAVELGVNFFDTAMAYGLGLSESVLGRALREIGVKRDEVIVTTKIMPEFLNPEDVFKAVDHSIKILGLGYIDGLLVHWPPIWHNYPTRMYAKYLEKLVYMGKVRYLGLSNYPVELIESFRSSLSRADVEIFQYRYNLVERWAEEEIIPYAEKHNITLQAWSPIAKGALTGKYTPENLPKFTDVRAREAVFHPQNFEKIWTLVQLIKKIGDKYGKTPTQVALNWLIMSSPVVVPIPGAKSPEQVVDLVGSVGWRLSFEDWVAIDELSKAIRISYSLNYTLHTIN is encoded by the coding sequence TTGGATTACACAACGCTTGGAAAGACGAGAGAAAAGATCTCGAGAATAGGTTTGGGTGCATGGCAGTTTAGTGAAGCTTGGGGTTTGACAGAATATGAAAAAGCCAAGAGTGTTATTGCCAAGGCTGTTGAACTTGGTGTAAACTTCTTTGATACAGCTATGGCATATGGGCTTGGCCTAAGCGAAAGTGTTTTGGGGAGGGCGCTAAGAGAGATTGGTGTTAAGAGGGATGAGGTGATTGTTACAACAAAAATAATGCCAGAGTTTCTAAACCCTGAGGATGTATTTAAGGCGGTTGACCACTCAATAAAGATTCTGGGCCTTGGATACATAGATGGTCTATTAGTTCATTGGCCACCCATTTGGCATAACTACCCAACTAGAATGTACGCAAAGTATCTGGAGAAACTTGTCTACATGGGTAAAGTTAGATACCTAGGCCTAAGCAACTACCCCGTAGAGCTTATTGAAAGCTTTAGATCAAGTCTATCAAGAGCCGATGTAGAGATCTTTCAATATAGATACAACCTGGTTGAGAGATGGGCCGAGGAAGAGATAATACCATACGCAGAAAAACATAATATAACATTACAAGCGTGGAGTCCAATAGCAAAAGGTGCTTTAACAGGGAAGTATACGCCTGAGAATCTACCCAAGTTCACAGATGTTAGAGCGAGAGAAGCTGTGTTTCATCCACAGAACTTTGAAAAGATATGGACGCTGGTGCAACTAATCAAAAAGATTGGGGACAAATATGGCAAGACACCAACACAAGTAGCATTGAACTGGCTCATAATGTCAAGCCCTGTTGTAGTCCCAATACCAGGGGCAAAAAGCCCTGAACAGGTAGTGGATCTCGTTGGATCTGTTGGCTGGAGGCTAAGTTTCGAAGACTGGGTTGCAATAGATGAACTTAGCAAAGCAATCAGAATAAGCTATTCCCTAAACTACACATTGCACACAATAAATTAA